The Sporosarcina sp. Marseille-Q4943 genome includes the window TTGAGAAGACCGGCGCCCCTGCCAAGCCAACTGCCATATAGACTGTCATGGAAATCGCGCCGAGACGGCTTCCAAGAATTAATCCCGCCAAGACGGCGAAAAATGTTTGCAATGTAATCGGCACGCCGCCGATGACAAGAAACGGCACAAACGATGTAATATTCGCCCCGATCATCATCAATGCCGCAAACATACCACAATAGACGAGGCTGAGCGCACTCATCCCTCTTTTCGTATTCACTGTAGCTGTTGTCATAGTCCACCTCATAATTTAAGTTATCTTCAATAGAATAAAAGTTAACTCAAATTGTGTCAACCTGATTTTTATTTCAGTTAACCAAACATCTGCGAATAAAAAAACCGATAGCATCATTCGCTATCGATTCCTGTATCAACGCTAGTTGTCTTCACTTTTCGGGAATAAAAAATGGGCGAGTATTCCGCTTAGGACGGCTGCGCCTATCGTGATCCACATTCTCGACATGCCCGGAACTTCTTGAAAGTTTTTATGGAGCATCCACCATGCAATTCCGGCAACAAGGAGTGCAATCGGGACGGAAAATTTGAAAATCCTCAACAACTTCACCTTCTACCTTTTATTCATAGGCCCATTCTATCACAATTCACCTATTGACGTATCCAATATTTAACGATATGATGTTTTAAATTATTCAAACAACTGCATAACAAATTCTTATCGAGAGAAGCTGAGGGACTGGCCCGTCGAAGCTTCAGCAACCAGCCGTTTCGGTCAGGTGCTAATTCCAGCAGGTCCGTTTCGGCCTGGCAGATGAGAAGAAGCGAGAATTCACTATCCAAAGCCTTCTTTTCAGCGAAGGCTTTTTTATTTTTCAGTCCTGTCGAAATTTTTCGCATAGAGAGATGCGTTTTTGAGTCTTTGGAGAAGGTTATGCGCAATTTCGAGCATTTATGCGCATTTGGCAGCGTTTATGCGTCTTTTGATGGTTTTATGCGTGTCTGGCGACGTTTATGCGCTTTTGGGAAGATTTATGCGTATTTGGAGCCGTTTATACGTTTTTCCGATGGCAACATGCCGGATTGGTGTACAAGGGATTAGTAGGTTAAGGGATATCGATTGAAGAGAGGATGATTTCTTATGAGATTGCTTGATCGGTTAAAAGATAATGTACTGGTGGCGGACGGGGCGATGGGGACGCTGCTGTATTCATATGGCATTGATTTTTGTTATGAAGAATTGAACGTTGAGAAGCCTGAAATTATTGAGAAGATCCACCGCGAGTATATCGATGCGGGGGCGGATATCATCCAGACGAATACATATGGTGCTAATTCTCTCAAGCTCGCCCGTTACGGTATGGAGCATCGGGTAAAGGAATTCAACGAGGCGGCGATCCGGATTGCGAAGCGTGCCGCGGCGCCTGGCAATCAATTCGTGCTTGGGACAATCGGCGGTCTGCGCGGCATCCGGAAAAGTGACGCTTCGCTAACCGAAGTGCTGACGATGGTGCGTGAACAGGCTGACGCTTTGCTTTCCGGCGATCCCGACGGACTGTTGCTAGAGACATATTACGATTTTGAAGAATTGTCGACGGTCGTTACCGAGCTGCGGAAACTAACGAATCTGCCGCTCATTGCGCAAGTCGCAATGGATGAGCCCGGTGTCTTGCAAAATGGAATGAATCTCAATGACGCGCTTCATCAGCTGGAAGCGTTAGGAGCGGATGTCGTCGGCGTCAACTGCCGGTTAGGTCCGTATCATACGATCCAAGCATTTGAAAAAGTGACGATTCCGGAGCGAGCGTTCCTTTCCGCAGCTCCGAATGCAAGCTTGCTCGATGTCGAGGATGGACGGATCGTTTATGCGTCCGAAGCCGATTATTTCGGGCGTGCAGCAACCCTACTCCACGATGAGGGCGTCCGCCTGATCGGGGGATGCTGCGGAACGACGCCAAAGCATATCGCCGCCGCGAAAAAACAGTTGGCGGGACTGCCGCCGGTCACGAAAAAAATCGTCACACCTGAAAAACCGATTATCATCCGGGAAGCGGAACCTACAAAACACGTACCGCTTCATATAAAGGCCAAAACGCAAAGGACAGTCATCGTGGAACTAGATACGCCCCGCCATTTGGAGACAGAGCAATACTTCATCGGCGCGAATGAATTGCACGCAGCCGGTGTCGACGCCGTCACATTGGCGGACAATTCCCTCGCCTCCCCTCGCATTAGCAATATGGCGATGGGGTCGATGTTGAAGCATGAACATCATATCCGGCCGCTCGTCCACTTGACGTGCCGCGACCATAACTTGATCGGGCTGCAATCCCATTTGATGGGGCTCGATGCGCTTGGAATCCATGACATCCTCGCCGTCACGGGAGATCCGACGAAAGTGGGCGATTTCCCCGGCGCGACGAGCGTCTATGACGTCTCCAGCATGGAGTTGCTGCAGCTCATCAAACAATTGAACGAAGGGATTTCCTTCACGGGCAAGCCTCTTCGAAAAAAGGCGAAATTCTCGGTCGCTGCAGCGTTCAATCCGAATGTCCGCGTTCTCGACCGTGCTGTGCAGCGGCTCGAAAAGAAAATTGAGTGCGGGGCGGATTATTTCATTACACAGCCCGTCTATACGAAGGAGAAGATCATCGACATTCACGAAGCGACGAAGCATTTGGATACGCCGATCTTCATCGGCATCATGCCGCTCACAAATATTCGGAATGCCGAATTCCTGCACCATGAAGTGCCGGGCATCAAACTGTCCGAAGAGGTGCTCGACCGGATGGCCGCATGCGGGGATGACCGTGAAAAAGCGACACAGGAAGGCATTAATATAGCGAAGGAACTGATCGACACAGCAGCGGAACTATTCAACGGCATCTATATCATTACGCCGTTTCTCCGCTATGACATGTCTTTGGAACTCATCAGCCATATAAAAGAACTTGACGGGAAGAAGGAGAGGAGTATTGTCCATGCCTAAACATCCAATCGAACAACAGCTAAAAAACAGAATCCTCATCATAGACGGAGCGATGGGCACAATGCTGCAAGCGGAAGATCTCTCGACAGACGATTTCGGCGGAGAGGAATACGATGGCTGTAACGAATATTTGAATATCCTTCGCCCCGATATCCTCGATAAGATCCACCGGGCCTATTTGGAGGCGGGAGCGGATATCATTTGCACGAACACATTCGGAGGCACCCCCCTCGTACTGGACGAATTCAGCCTCGGCCACCGGGCTTCTGAAATTAATAAAAAGGCTGTGGAAATCGCGATAAAATGTGCAGCCGACTACTCGACACCGGAGTGGCCGCGTTACGTCGCCGGCGCAATCGGTCCGACAACGAAGACGCTTTCCGTCACAGGAGGAATTACATTCGACAAGCTTTCTGACGATTTCTATGTGCAAGCAAAGGCATTGATCGAAGGCGGTGCTGATCTTTTATTGATGGAAACGAGCCAAGACATGCTCAATGTAAAAGCGGGGACAATCGGGATCAAACGGGCTTTCGACGAAACAGGTATCGAGCTCCCTGTCATGATATCGGGGACGATTGAACCGATGGGAACGACTTTGGCCGGGCAAAGCATCGAAGCGTTCTATATATCGATTGAGCATATTAAGCCGCTGTCAGTCGGATTGAACTGTGCGACAGGTCCGGAATTCATGACGGATCATCTGCGCTCACTTTCCGATCTTGCGACGAGCTATGTCACGTGCTATCCAAACGCCGGATTGCCTGACGAAGAAGGTCATTACCATGAATCGCCTGAATCCTTATCCTTGAAGCTGAAAGGATTCGCGGAAAAAGGATGGCTGAATATGGTCGGCGGCTGTTGCGGCACGACCCCTGATCATACCCGCGCGCTCCGTGAAGCGGTTGACGGTCTCACCCCGCGCCAGAAGCCTGAGAACGGGCATGACCATGCTGTTTCAGGCATCGAACCGTTATTATATGACCCATCGATGCGCCCGCTGTTAATCGGCGAACGAACGAATGTCATCGGTTCAAGGAAGTTCAAACGGTTGATTGTCGAAGAAAAATTCGAGGAGGCTTCCGAGATTGCACGTGCTCAAGTGCGCGGCGGTGCTCACGTCCTAGACATTTGCCTTGCGAATCCGGATCGTGATGAGCTTGAAGACATGAAGAACTTCATGCAGGAAGTCGTCAAAAAGGTGAAAGTGCCTCTTGTCATCGATTCGACGGATGAAAAGGTCATCGAAGAGGCGTTGAAGTTCTCCCAAGGAAAAGCGATCATCAACTCCATCAATTTGGAGGATGGCGAAGAACGATTCGACGCGGTGATGCCTCTCGTGAAGAAATTCGGCGCTGCTGTCGTCGTCGGGACGATTGATGAAATCGGAATGGCAGTGTCGCGCGAACGGAAGCTTGAGATTGCGGAACGCTCCTATGATCTCCTTGTGAACAAATGGGGAATCGCTCCTGAAGATATCATTTTCGATCCGCTCGTGTTCCCTGTCGGAACGGGTGATGCACAATACATCGGTTCGGCAGTTGAAACGATCGAAGGCATCCGGCTGATCAAGGAGAAAATGCCGCGGTCGTTGACGACGCTCGGCGTGAGTAACGTTTCCTTCGGGCTGCCCCCTGTCGGCCGTGAAGTACTGAACGCGGTGTACTTGTATCATTGCACCCAGGCGGGACTCGATTACGCGATTGTCAATACGGAGAAGTTGGAACGGTACGCTTCCATTCCGGAGAATGAAATAAAACTTGCGAATGATCTTCTGTTCACGACAACCGATCAGACGCTTGCGGATTTCACGGATTTCTACCGGGATAAGAAGAAAGAGAAGACCGAGGACGATATTCCGAAGACGGTTCCTGAACGGCTCGCGTATTACGTCGTCGAAGGGACGAAGGAAGGCCTGATCCCTGACTTGGAGGCGGCGCTCGAGATGTATGATTCGCCGCTCGAAGTCATTAACGGACCGTTGATGGAAGGGATGTCGGAGGTCGGCCGCCTGTTCAACGATAACCAACTGATCGTAGCTGAAGTATTACAAAGCGCGGAAGTGATGAAGGCTTCGGTTTCATTCCTCGAGCAGTTCATGGAGAAGAAAGAGGACGATTCCGGTAAAGGAAAAATCATTTTGGCTACGGTCAAAGGGGATGTCCATGACATCGGGAAAAACCTTGTCGACATCATCTTGAGTAATAACGGGTACCGCGTCATCGATATTGGCATTAAAGTGACGCCAGCGACCCTCATTGACGTCATCCGGAAAGAGAAGCCGGACATTATCGGGCTGTCCGGATTGCTCGTGAAGTCTGCACAGCAAATGGTGCTCACCGCCCAAGATTTCAAGGCGGCAGGCATCGACACGCCTGTCATGGTCGGCGGCGCTGCATTGACACGAAGATTCACGGAGACGAAGATCGCACCGGAATACGATGGGCCGGTCATCTATGCGAAGGATGCGATGCAAGGACTCGACCTTGCCAACCGGTTGCAGGGCGGAGACAAAGAGGCTTTGCTGAATGAACTCGTGGAAAAGCAGGAGAAGCGTATCGAATCAGAGGCGATTCGTGCGACGCGGGATACCGCGGTTGCCGTATTACCGAGGCCAGTGAAGACAGTGCGGGAAGATGCGCCGGTTTTCGTCCCATCGGACTTGCGTAGACGTGTCCTTAGAGATTACTCAGTCTCGCATTTGTACCCTTACGTCAATATGCGGACGCTGATCGGGCATCATTTGGGGTTGCGCGGCAATGTCGATAAGATGCTTTCGAATGGCGAGGAGCGTGCAGTGCAGCTTCATGAAATGGTGACGGGCTTCCTGGAATCCGGCAATCTCTCCGCTTCCGGCTTGTACCAGTTCTTCCCCGCGCAGGCGGACGGAGACGATGTGATCATATATGATCCGGAAGACGCGAAGACGGAAATCGAACGCTTCACGTTCCCCCGTCAAAGCAAGGAGCCGTTCCTCTGCCTCGCCGACTATTTGAAGACGGTGGAAAGCGGTGAGATGGACTATGTTGCGCTCATGCAAGTAACGGCGGGACACGGTGTACGGGAGTATGCGAACAGGTTGAAGGCGGAAGGGAAATTCCTCGAGAGCCATGCGTTCCAAGCGACAGCGCTTGAATTGGCGGAAGGATTCGCCGAGCGTGTCCACCAGGAAATCCGTGATCAATGGGGATTCCCGGACGCCACCGATTTCACGATGCGCGACCGGTTCGCTGCCAAATACCAAGGTCAGCGCTTCTCGTTCGGCTATCCGGCTTGTCCGAACCTTGAGGATCAGTCTAAACTCTTCGGGTTGCTGAAACCGGAAGACATCGGCGTCCATTTAACCGAGGAGTTCATGATGGAGCCGGAAGCATCGGTATCGGCCATCGTATTTGCGCATCCAGACGCGCGGTATTTTAATGTGGATTGACTTGTTGGTCGCCTCCTATGTGGGGGCGGCTTTTTTTGGATGGGGTTTGGACGTGGGGAGTGGTGTTTTGGACGCGTGGGAGGTTGGTTTGGGCGCGGATGGCGGTGCTTTGGACGCGCGGAGGATTGCTTTGGACGCGGAGAGCTTTATGTGTCTGCTTCTCTCCACCGTCGCGATTCAAAAAAACAAAAAAGCTGTCCCGCTGTCGAAGTGCTCGACGCCGGAGACAGCTGTATTGCTGTTAGAACCCTCTTCTCCCAAAGCCGAAGAAGCCTCTGCCCCTTCTACCGAAACCAGGCCCTTGTCCAGGGTATACCGGCGCGCCCATTACGGTTTCCGTTGTCTCAGTAAAATAGTGCCGCGGCGTGATAACAGGATGCTGCCTATTGACGTTGACAATCGGATGAATATACGGTTGTTCAACTGGGAAGAATTGGTCATTGAAGCGACATTGTGTCGGGCAAACGATTGGTTGCAGTTGGCTCATTGGCATCATCCGGTTTCCTCCACAAAATCCTCCGCACTGTCCTCCACAATGTCCTCCACAGTGTCCGTGTTGCATCATCATCTTCACTCACCCCCCTCTACCTATTACATGTGAAAAAGACCGGGACATACGGGCGAGCGACCATGGACGATATGAATTTCACTAGTTATTTGTTCTGTGTGCTTGTCTTCCCCTTCTCCTCAATCTATTTCCCTTTCACTTGCTGATAAGCTTCCAATGCACGCTTCCTCGCAGCGGCGTGATCGACAATCGGTAAGGGATATGTCACACCCATTTGAATGCCCGCCTCTTCTAACACGGACGGTGGCGCTTCCCACGGCCTATGGATATACGGGGCTTGCAGACCGGAAAGTTCCGGCACCCATTTCCGTATATACTCGCCATCCGAGTCAAACTTTTCACTTTGCAAGAACGGATTGAAGACTCTAAAGTAAGGTGCACAGTCAATGCCGCATCCTGTTATCCATTGCCATCCCATTGCGTTGTTGGCGGTGTCAAAGTCGAGGAGCGTATTTTTGAACCAGTCGTAGCCCTCTCCCCACGGAATCAACAGATGTTTGACTAAAAACGAGGCGGTTACCATTCGTACACGGTTATGCATCATACCTGTTTCCCACAGTTCCCGCATACCGGCATCGACGAGCGGATAGCCCGTCTGCCCCCTTTTCCATTTCATGAGTTGCTCAGCTGTGCCTTGCCAAGGAAAGTCTGCAAATTGCTTCCGCAATGGGATCCGAATAATGTCTGGGTAATGAATCAGTTGATGGTAGGCAAAATCACGCCATATCAATTGTTTAAGAAAAGTATCAATCGATCGATGAAACTCTATTTCCGGCATCTCCTCATATACTCTTTTCGCAGAATGCCACATCGCCTTCACACTAATGTTACCTGCAGCAAGATAAGGAGAGAGCATAGAGGAAGAACCGCTCGAAATGAGGTCCCTCTCTGTTCCGTAATAAAATATTCCATCATCAGAAAACTGTTCCCATTTCTCAACCGCCGCTTCCTCCCCGGGCTCCCAGTACTCGTGGAATTTCTGATGCCACGGATGTTTATCCAACATGCGTAACTGATCCAAGGAAAGTGTTTCAATCTTTCGGTCTGTTCCTTTCATCCCTTCTGGAACAGGCAGCGGGCGGTCTACAGTCTCCTGCAAACACCTCTTCCAAAAAGAAGTGAACACTTTATAAGGTTCGCCTAGTTTATTCACAAGATCGGGATTGAATAAAAGGAGTCCGTGGAATGTTTGCACCTCCATCCCGATCGATTCGAGCTGTGCTGCAATCCTGCTTCCCTTCGTTCTCTCAGCAGGCTCATAGCGTTCATTGAAATAAACGGCATCCGCACCCGCTTCTTCCATTACTTCGACAAGCGCATCAAACTCATCTCCAGATTTAATAAAGAGCTTCAAGCCACGTGCCTGAAGCCCCTTTTCAAGAGATGCCACCGAATGGTAGAGCCACCATAAGGAGGCTTCACTCTCCGCGTATGCCTGCTTTTCTTCTTCTGACCAAATGAAGACAGGAATGACAATTCCCTCTTCGGCCGCCTCCCATAACGCAGGGTTATCATGTAACCGAAAATCTTTACGGAACCATACAATTGTCCGTTTCATCTATCTCATCCTTCTCGGCAAGCGTCAATTCTGTTCGTGCAAGACGCCGTCTGTCATATTCATATTATACACTTTGTCACATTAGCCTATGTATGGCTACCTTAAGCAAAAAGCTGTCCGGAAAATCAGTCTAAGCTACTTTCTGGACAGCTCTCATGTATGCTTTTGCCGATGAATCAGATAGTCTTTGTACTAGCTAGCACCCGGCCATCATCCGGTTCGCCGAGGACACCCTCCGTCTGAGCAACGACAACTGCGCAAGCTGCATCTCCTGTGATGTTGACGGCCGTACGCACCATGTCAAGCAGTCGGTCGACCCCTAAGACGAGTGCAATTCCTTCGACAGGTAGACCGACAGATGTCAAAACCATCGCCAGCATGATCAGCCCTGCACCCGGCACGGCGGCAGTCCCAATGCTGGCAAGGACTGCGGTAAGGACGACGGTGAGCAATTGTCCCATTGACAGTTCAATGCCATAAGCTTGGGCGATGAAAACAACTGCCGCCCCTTGCATGATTGCCGTTCCGTCCATGTTGATCGTCGCGCCTAAAGATTGTGTGAAAGAACTGATCGACTCCGGCACTTTCAGCCTCTCCTGCGCAGTCTTCATGGAAATCGGAAGCGTTGCCGCGGAGCTCGCCGTACTGAAGGCGACGACCTGCGCCGGAAAGAAGTTCTTGAAGAACCAGATCGGATTCCGTTTTCCGAGCAAGGACACCGTGCCCCCGTAGACGACGATCGAGTGGATGAGAAGAGCGCCTAGGACAACGCCCATATACATCCCCATCGCCTGCAGCGCGTCGAATCCTTGACTGCCGACTGCTGACGCAATCAAGCCGAAAGCTCCATATGGTGCAAACTTCATGACGAAGGTGATGAGATACATAATTAGTTCATTCGCCTGCTCCAGCAATTCGGTGACTCGCTCCACCCGCTTGCCGAGCATTGCGATCCCGAATCCAACTAAAGCTGCAAAGAAGATGATTTGCAGCATATTCCCTTCTGCCATTGCAGAGACCGGATTCGTCGGGATGATACCCAGCAACGTATCCATGACTGGCGGTGCTTCTGCCGCTTCATAATTCGCTCCTGACGTATCAAAGTTTCCTCCTGCACCCGGCTTCAGCATGAGTGCCAAGGAGAGGGCAATGACGATGGCGATGGCAGTTGTAGCCAAGAAATATCCTATCGTCTTCCCTCCAATCCTTCCTAGCTTCTTAGGATCACCTATGCCTACCGTTCCAAGCGCGATGGAAACAAAGACGACCGGGATGACGAGCATCTTCATAAGGTTCAGGAAGATGCTTCCTAACGGCTTGAACAGGTACTTATCCATAAATCCGAAAACTTCCGGGGCGAACAAGTTCAGAATTAGTCCGACAACGACACCGGCAATGAGGGCAATGATAATATTGCGTGCTAACTTCATGGCGATTCCTCTCCTCCTTCGGAAGCAATAAAGTGAAAATGCTCTCTTTTATGCTATCTGTCTATCTATCCCTTATTTTTAAAATTTTGAAACTTCGTTTCTTCTAGTAATAAAAAAGGGCAGTCCCCATTGATTGGAGACAGCCCTGTTACACTTTATTATTGGTAAACTCGCGGCAATTCTTTCGGATCAAATCCCGCAGCTTCTTTCACATTCTTTGTATACTGCGGATAATGGACAGGTGAACCTTCGTCAATCATCTCGAGAGATGCGATGAAATCAGGGTCCTGCCTCAGTTCCATTTCGTACGGATCAATGAATACGCGTTCCATTCAATCACTCTCCTTTACATGTTACCCAAGGCAAATGTGACAGGAAATGAAGACGACAACCGTAATAGAAAAGCTACGGCATCCTCTCCCGATATTACTATTATACCAAATTTTCTGTATTACGTAAAGAATCATAGATTGCGTTTCTTTTTGTTCAATAAGGATATAATAATACTAAGCATGTCGGAAGGAGCCACTACGATGAAACGAATTGTATTATTCGATGGAGAATGCAACTTTTGTAATTCAAGTGTGCAATTCATAATAAAACGTGATCCTGCTGCCCACTTCCTTTTTTCTTCATTGCAAAGCGAAACCGGCGAAAAGTATGTGAAGCAATACCAAATTCCGGATGATGTCGATAGCATCGTATTGATTGAAAACGGAAAGGCGTACACAAAATCTTCCGCAGCACTCCGTATCGCAAAAAAGTTGGATGGCTTATGGCATCTCTTGTTTCTATTTATACTCGTCCCACGTAAAATCCGTGACGGCTTTTACGACTATTTTGCGCGCAACCGCTATCGGTGGTTCGGCAAAAATGAAGGTGCGTGCATGCTTCCTTCTCCGGAAGAAAGAAAACGATTTATTTAACAATATTCCGGCGCTTCCTCTTTTATGAGAAGCGCCTTATTTTATTTCCGAATAACTTCTGAGGAGCGGACATACATTTGGAGAACAGCTAGGAGTTTGTCCCAAGTCGACTTATTCACCGCGTTGAAAGTTTCTCAATTGTCAGGTAAAATGTAAAAAACAGTTCTAAAGGGAGGAAATATGGGAAAAAAGTTCATATGTAATCTGTTCGCTCTGTTGGCGCTCGTACTGTATGTGGGAATGGCTCCCCTTCAAATTGTAAACGCCGACACTACTGTCGAGCATAGTGCAAACGAAGTTGCCGCACCGACGTGGGTCGCCTCCGCGAGTTATCTCGCGTTAGGGGATTCGCTCGCAGCAGGGATGGACCATCTCGGTAAAATGGGTGAAGGCTATGCCGATTACCTGGCAGGCACTCTGGAAGAAACAGGGCTATTGGATTCGTTCAATAAAACATTCGCTGTGCCTGGCTATACGACTAAGGATGTACTGAAGGACATCGAAGCAAATGTGACGCGGAAAGATGCTGACGGCAATTCCATCCAACTGCATGACGCGATTGCCAAAGCAGACTTAGTCACGATCAGTGCCGGCGCGAACGATGTGCTTGCGCATGTGAAAATTGATCCGTCGACGTTTGCTCTGACGTATGACGAGAAAGCGCTTCAAATGGAAATTAAGCAAGTGGGTCTAAACTTGATGCAGATCATTACAGCAATCCATAAGATTAATCCTGACGCGCAAGTGTATGTGATGGGCTATTACAATCCTTATCCTCACCTACCTAAGGAGATTCAACCTTTGCTCGCACAGCTGTTGGACGGTGTGAATAAAGCGATTGAGACGGCAGCGCAATTGCCGAATGTCGATTGGGTGGAGACTGCCGATATCGTTGCAAAGGATTTCAAAGTCAATTTGCCCAATCCGCAAAATATCCACTTAAGTCCTGAAGGCTATCAGATTGTGGCGGAACAGTTTTGGAATAAAGTACAAGCTGATTATCCTTGGATACCTGTCGATGCTTTTGTAGCCGATGAAGTGACAACGGATTCTGTCACGCTCGCTTGGAAGCCGGCGACGTCTAAAGGTCAGATTGCGACGTATGATATTTATCTCGGCGATGAAAAGGTCGGATCTGTTGGAGGAGATGTGTTTACATTCACGGTCGGGGATTTGGAAGAAAATCAATCGTATGCATTTTCTATCTTGGCGGTAGATGAAAACGGCATGAGCAGCGAGGATTCGCCTTCCGTCACAGTGACGACGAAAGCGGCAGCCTCATTATTCAACGATATTCAAGGTCATTGGGCCGAAGAAGCGATTGAGCAAGCCGCTTCACTCGGGATTTTCAATGGATATGCGGATGGATCGTTCAAGCCGGATAATGGATTGACCCGGGCGCAAGCGGCTTCAGTTTTCGTGCGGGCACTGAACTTGCCGGCCGCAGACATTTCGGTGCCATTCGATGATATCGGCGATTATGCCGCAGCGACGCAATCCGATATTCAAACGGCATTTGCAAACGGCCTCGTCAAAGGTGAAAACGGTCATTTCAAACCGACGCAGAATGTGAGTCGTGCACAGTTGGCGCTAATGGTATGGCGTGTAGCTATCGGTGAACTCGGCGGCGCTATGTCTGAGTCCAATTCATTCACTCCTCCGACTGATATGGGTGATTATGACGCGGAGACGGTCCATGCAATTGCAACGATGAGCGGACTCGGTGTCATTTCGTTGGAGGATGGAGCTTTCAAACCGACTGAACAAGCGACGCGCGCATTTGCTGCGAGTCTGTTGACGAAATTATTGAGTCTATCCAATCAGTAATTTGAAAAAGGTTCCGGACACCTGATCGGTTGTCCAGAACCTTTTTGTCATGCCTTGGAAGCTTGCTGAATTTGTTCATTTTCCTCCGACGTAAAAGCTCGGGACCGTGTAAGAAATCGCTTCCCTTCCACCCCCTCCAAGGA containing:
- a CDS encoding histidine kinase, with amino-acid sequence MRIFKFSVPIALLVAGIAWWMLHKNFQEVPGMSRMWITIGAAVLSGILAHFLFPKSEDN
- a CDS encoding bifunctional homocysteine S-methyltransferase/methylenetetrahydrofolate reductase, whose translation is MRLLDRLKDNVLVADGAMGTLLYSYGIDFCYEELNVEKPEIIEKIHREYIDAGADIIQTNTYGANSLKLARYGMEHRVKEFNEAAIRIAKRAAAPGNQFVLGTIGGLRGIRKSDASLTEVLTMVREQADALLSGDPDGLLLETYYDFEELSTVVTELRKLTNLPLIAQVAMDEPGVLQNGMNLNDALHQLEALGADVVGVNCRLGPYHTIQAFEKVTIPERAFLSAAPNASLLDVEDGRIVYASEADYFGRAATLLHDEGVRLIGGCCGTTPKHIAAAKKQLAGLPPVTKKIVTPEKPIIIREAEPTKHVPLHIKAKTQRTVIVELDTPRHLETEQYFIGANELHAAGVDAVTLADNSLASPRISNMAMGSMLKHEHHIRPLVHLTCRDHNLIGLQSHLMGLDALGIHDILAVTGDPTKVGDFPGATSVYDVSSMELLQLIKQLNEGISFTGKPLRKKAKFSVAAAFNPNVRVLDRAVQRLEKKIECGADYFITQPVYTKEKIIDIHEATKHLDTPIFIGIMPLTNIRNAEFLHHEVPGIKLSEEVLDRMAACGDDREKATQEGINIAKELIDTAAELFNGIYIITPFLRYDMSLELISHIKELDGKKERSIVHA
- the metH gene encoding methionine synthase, with the translated sequence MPKHPIEQQLKNRILIIDGAMGTMLQAEDLSTDDFGGEEYDGCNEYLNILRPDILDKIHRAYLEAGADIICTNTFGGTPLVLDEFSLGHRASEINKKAVEIAIKCAADYSTPEWPRYVAGAIGPTTKTLSVTGGITFDKLSDDFYVQAKALIEGGADLLLMETSQDMLNVKAGTIGIKRAFDETGIELPVMISGTIEPMGTTLAGQSIEAFYISIEHIKPLSVGLNCATGPEFMTDHLRSLSDLATSYVTCYPNAGLPDEEGHYHESPESLSLKLKGFAEKGWLNMVGGCCGTTPDHTRALREAVDGLTPRQKPENGHDHAVSGIEPLLYDPSMRPLLIGERTNVIGSRKFKRLIVEEKFEEASEIARAQVRGGAHVLDICLANPDRDELEDMKNFMQEVVKKVKVPLVIDSTDEKVIEEALKFSQGKAIINSINLEDGEERFDAVMPLVKKFGAAVVVGTIDEIGMAVSRERKLEIAERSYDLLVNKWGIAPEDIIFDPLVFPVGTGDAQYIGSAVETIEGIRLIKEKMPRSLTTLGVSNVSFGLPPVGREVLNAVYLYHCTQAGLDYAIVNTEKLERYASIPENEIKLANDLLFTTTDQTLADFTDFYRDKKKEKTEDDIPKTVPERLAYYVVEGTKEGLIPDLEAALEMYDSPLEVINGPLMEGMSEVGRLFNDNQLIVAEVLQSAEVMKASVSFLEQFMEKKEDDSGKGKIILATVKGDVHDIGKNLVDIILSNNGYRVIDIGIKVTPATLIDVIRKEKPDIIGLSGLLVKSAQQMVLTAQDFKAAGIDTPVMVGGAALTRRFTETKIAPEYDGPVIYAKDAMQGLDLANRLQGGDKEALLNELVEKQEKRIESEAIRATRDTAVAVLPRPVKTVREDAPVFVPSDLRRRVLRDYSVSHLYPYVNMRTLIGHHLGLRGNVDKMLSNGEERAVQLHEMVTGFLESGNLSASGLYQFFPAQADGDDVIIYDPEDAKTEIERFTFPRQSKEPFLCLADYLKTVESGEMDYVALMQVTAGHGVREYANRLKAEGKFLESHAFQATALELAEGFAERVHQEIRDQWGFPDATDFTMRDRFAAKYQGQRFSFGYPACPNLEDQSKLFGLLKPEDIGVHLTEEFMMEPEASVSAIVFAHPDARYFNVD
- a CDS encoding deoxyribodipyrimidine photo-lyase, whose translation is MKRTIVWFRKDFRLHDNPALWEAAEEGIVIPVFIWSEEEKQAYAESEASLWWLYHSVASLEKGLQARGLKLFIKSGDEFDALVEVMEEAGADAVYFNERYEPAERTKGSRIAAQLESIGMEVQTFHGLLLFNPDLVNKLGEPYKVFTSFWKRCLQETVDRPLPVPEGMKGTDRKIETLSLDQLRMLDKHPWHQKFHEYWEPGEEAAVEKWEQFSDDGIFYYGTERDLISSGSSSMLSPYLAAGNISVKAMWHSAKRVYEEMPEIEFHRSIDTFLKQLIWRDFAYHQLIHYPDIIRIPLRKQFADFPWQGTAEQLMKWKRGQTGYPLVDAGMRELWETGMMHNRVRMVTASFLVKHLLIPWGEGYDWFKNTLLDFDTANNAMGWQWITGCGIDCAPYFRVFNPFLQSEKFDSDGEYIRKWVPELSGLQAPYIHRPWEAPPSVLEEAGIQMGVTYPLPIVDHAAARKRALEAYQQVKGK
- a CDS encoding dicarboxylate/amino acid:cation symporter, which gives rise to MKLARNIIIALIAGVVVGLILNLFAPEVFGFMDKYLFKPLGSIFLNLMKMLVIPVVFVSIALGTVGIGDPKKLGRIGGKTIGYFLATTAIAIVIALSLALMLKPGAGGNFDTSGANYEAAEAPPVMDTLLGIIPTNPVSAMAEGNMLQIIFFAALVGFGIAMLGKRVERVTELLEQANELIMYLITFVMKFAPYGAFGLIASAVGSQGFDALQAMGMYMGVVLGALLIHSIVVYGGTVSLLGKRNPIWFFKNFFPAQVVAFSTASSAATLPISMKTAQERLKVPESISSFTQSLGATINMDGTAIMQGAAVVFIAQAYGIELSMGQLLTVVLTAVLASIGTAAVPGAGLIMLAMVLTSVGLPVEGIALVLGVDRLLDMVRTAVNITGDAACAVVVAQTEGVLGEPDDGRVLASTKTI
- a CDS encoding thiol-disulfide oxidoreductase DCC family protein; its protein translation is MKRIVLFDGECNFCNSSVQFIIKRDPAAHFLFSSLQSETGEKYVKQYQIPDDVDSIVLIENGKAYTKSSAALRIAKKLDGLWHLLFLFILVPRKIRDGFYDYFARNRYRWFGKNEGACMLPSPEERKRFI